From Calothrix sp. PCC 6303, a single genomic window includes:
- a CDS encoding gamma carbonic anhydrase family protein: MSNCSHWSPINFSQASFVADNAVVIGCVEIAAGASIWYGAVVRGDVEKIYIGECSNIQDGAILHCDPTKPTILENHVTVGHRAVIHSAHIEAGCLIGIGAIVLDGVRVGTGSIIGAGAVVTKDVPPMSLVVGVPGKVVRQISPTEAAELVEHAEKYQKLALVHAGKGNDLGFA, from the coding sequence GTGTCTAACTGTTCCCACTGGTCTCCCATCAACTTTTCTCAAGCATCCTTCGTTGCTGATAACGCAGTCGTTATTGGTTGCGTGGAAATTGCCGCCGGAGCGAGCATTTGGTATGGTGCTGTTGTGAGGGGAGATGTTGAAAAAATTTACATTGGTGAATGTAGCAATATTCAAGATGGGGCGATTCTCCATTGTGATCCTACAAAACCCACCATTTTAGAAAATCACGTAACTGTAGGGCATCGAGCGGTAATTCATTCGGCTCACATTGAAGCTGGCTGCTTAATTGGTATTGGTGCAATAGTGTTAGATGGAGTACGGGTAGGTACTGGCAGCATTATTGGTGCTGGTGCGGTTGTCACCAAAGATGTTCCACCTATGTCCCTGGTGGTTGGTGTTCCGGGGAAAGTTGTACGTCAAATTTCTCCCACGGAAGCAGCGGAATTAGTTGAACATGCCGAAAAGTATCAAAAGTTAGCCCTAGTTCATGCTGGGAAGGGTAACGATTTGGGGTTTGCTTGA
- a CDS encoding VOC family protein, which produces MHHVSIRTANIHRAIAFYQLLGFKVCDRFTTGYTLACWMEGLGGRIELIQIPEPKPAADAFSDEHYVGYYHLSFDLTTITPDLPTWLSNLQDDFVAASANHPDELQPLNILLEPTQQQISDRIYEVAFIADADGLPLEFIRILAD; this is translated from the coding sequence ATGCACCACGTTTCGATTCGTACCGCTAATATTCATCGCGCGATCGCATTCTACCAACTACTGGGATTTAAGGTATGCGATCGCTTTACTACCGGATACACCCTAGCTTGTTGGATGGAAGGTTTGGGTGGCAGAATCGAACTGATTCAAATTCCCGAACCAAAACCCGCTGCTGATGCATTTTCTGATGAGCATTATGTGGGTTATTATCACTTATCTTTCGATTTAACAACAATAACCCCCGATTTGCCAACTTGGTTAAGTAATCTCCAGGATGATTTTGTAGCAGCTTCTGCTAATCACCCTGATGAGTTACAACCATTAAATATCCTTCTAGAACCTACTCAGCAGCAAATAAGCGATCGCATTTATGAAGTAGCCTTTATTGCCGATGCTGATGGTTTACCCTTAGAATTCATCCGAATTCTGGCAGATTAA
- a CDS encoding photosystem II protein Y, giving the protein MDGIDFRIAIVLAPIAIAGGWAVFNIGAAALRQIQGFLNKEV; this is encoded by the coding sequence ATGGACGGTATTGATTTTCGTATTGCCATTGTTTTAGCACCCATTGCGATCGCAGGTGGCTGGGCAGTATTTAATATTGGAGCAGCAGCTTTGAGACAGATACAAGGTTTTTTGAATAAGGAAGTCTAA
- a CDS encoding sensor histidine kinase, producing the protein MHNLRKMTLRDMSECGLALRRLGDNALSMEEVSNNIIQYLYNNFVDSSPNDKSCVLIRFFKTHSYRDLTPDLQKHAKEILSTPTVSNNLKCLTMLATAGELPEWNSRHQSVGHKAIPLANEDAIARMPMLSQLVQQLGLNPGIVVQPDPNLLTDLEQRMYNVFYVPNALDSPYIPAQESFVIPFNVKSVLGFGGLLPSGNIYSILMFLRIFIPPMVLNLFRPLALNIKTAILPFDDGCVFQEDFQRLSNMEAVENYQNQSFNYLNSKIATLNQLLDVSEQSTITQSDKLEKAISNLHETLEHLQKTQIQLIQSEKMSSLGQMIAGIAHEINNPVNFIAGNVNYAEEYIHSLLDLLKLYQEKFYNVPLEIKQKIEEIELEFLTSDLNKIMKSMRIGTERIRDIVVSLRNFSRLDEAEIKEVDIHSGIDSTLMILEHRLKPRGNYQKIEIIKNYGDLPPIECYPGQINQVFMNILGNAIDALELGVGEESPVQTPQIAIYTEIVKEEWVVIKIVDNGVGMTQEVSSKLFDPFFTTKPVGKGTGLGLFISYQIVIEKHSGKLVCNSQIGKGTEFMIKIPMKNPG; encoded by the coding sequence ATGCACAACCTCAGAAAAATGACTTTAAGAGATATGTCAGAGTGTGGATTAGCGTTACGTAGATTAGGTGACAATGCTCTCAGCATGGAAGAAGTCAGCAATAATATCATTCAATATCTATATAATAATTTTGTGGACAGTTCACCTAATGATAAATCCTGTGTATTAATTCGTTTTTTCAAAACCCACTCATATAGAGATTTGACTCCTGATTTACAGAAACATGCCAAAGAAATATTAAGTACTCCCACCGTATCAAACAATTTAAAATGCTTGACAATGCTGGCAACTGCTGGAGAATTACCAGAATGGAATTCACGACATCAATCTGTTGGACATAAAGCAATTCCCTTAGCAAATGAAGATGCGATCGCTCGGATGCCAATGCTTTCCCAATTAGTTCAACAATTAGGTCTAAATCCTGGAATTGTGGTGCAACCAGATCCCAATTTATTAACAGATTTAGAACAGAGAATGTACAATGTATTTTATGTTCCTAATGCATTAGATAGTCCCTATATTCCTGCACAAGAATCATTTGTGATACCCTTTAATGTCAAATCAGTATTAGGCTTTGGAGGATTATTACCTTCGGGAAATATATATAGTATATTGATGTTTTTGAGGATATTTATTCCTCCAATGGTGTTGAATCTATTTCGCCCTTTAGCCTTGAATATTAAAACAGCAATTCTTCCTTTTGATGATGGTTGTGTTTTTCAGGAAGATTTTCAACGACTTTCTAATATGGAAGCAGTGGAGAATTATCAAAATCAATCTTTTAATTATCTAAATTCTAAAATTGCTACCTTAAATCAGTTACTAGATGTTTCTGAACAATCTACTATTACTCAATCAGATAAACTAGAAAAAGCAATATCTAACCTTCATGAGACATTAGAGCACTTACAAAAAACTCAAATTCAACTAATTCAAAGTGAAAAAATGTCTAGTTTGGGTCAAATGATCGCAGGTATTGCCCATGAAATTAATAACCCAGTGAATTTTATTGCTGGGAATGTTAATTACGCTGAAGAATATATTCACAGTTTATTAGATTTATTGAAACTCTATCAAGAAAAATTTTATAATGTTCCGCTAGAAATAAAACAAAAAATTGAAGAAATAGAGCTTGAGTTTCTCACATCTGACTTGAACAAAATCATGAAATCTATGAGAATAGGAACGGAGAGAATTCGTGATATTGTTGTTTCGCTGCGAAATTTTTCTCGTCTTGATGAAGCAGAAATCAAAGAGGTAGATATTCACTCAGGAATTGATAGCACCTTGATGATTTTAGAACATAGGTTAAAGCCTAGAGGCAACTATCAAAAAATAGAAATTATTAAAAACTATGGCGATTTACCTCCAATAGAATGTTATCCCGGTCAAATTAATCAAGTATTTATGAATATCCTGGGTAATGCTATTGATGCATTAGAATTAGGTGTTGGGGAAGAGTCCCCAGTTCAAACACCTCAGATTGCAATTTATACCGAAATAGTAAAGGAAGAATGGGTAGTAATCAAAATTGTTGATAATGGTGTGGGAATGACACAAGAGGTCTCTTCTAAATTATTTGATCCGTTTTTCACCACAAAACCTGTAGGTAAAGGTACAGGATTAGGATTATTTATCAGTTATCAAATTGTGATCGAAAAACATTCTGGAAAACTTGTATGTAACTCTCAAATAGGGAAAGGTACAGAATTTATGATTAAAATTCCTATGAAAAATCCGGGATAA
- a CDS encoding TIGR02652 family protein, with protein sequence MMDLALQYPIFGPEIQCPHCRQTIAALTLTDTYLCPRHGAFEANPKSEELVHLQSGRHWRRWDNEWYRQHTHPDGIRFEIHEALDKLYTQGYRATKVIIARRYQELMGGYLERSTPWRSGQSETTSARLYGLPVEFSPEPVGESCWEVINFDLEKEPGVPVRYPYFRLFE encoded by the coding sequence ATGATGGATTTAGCATTGCAGTACCCGATTTTTGGTCCCGAAATTCAGTGTCCCCATTGTCGCCAAACTATTGCGGCACTGACTTTAACTGATACCTATTTGTGTCCCCGTCATGGAGCATTTGAAGCTAATCCGAAATCTGAAGAGTTAGTTCACCTTCAGTCGGGACGGCATTGGCGAAGATGGGATAATGAATGGTATCGTCAGCATACTCACCCTGATGGAATTCGCTTTGAGATACATGAAGCGTTGGATAAACTCTATACACAGGGTTATCGAGCAACCAAGGTGATTATCGCTCGGCGTTATCAAGAATTAATGGGTGGTTATTTGGAGCGTAGCACACCTTGGCGCTCTGGGCAGTCGGAAACCACCTCAGCTAGGCTTTATGGTTTACCAGTGGAGTTTAGTCCGGAGCCTGTGGGAGAATCCTGCTGGGAAGTGATTAATTTTGATTTGGAAAAGGAACCTGGTGTACCTGTAAGGTATCCTTATTTTCGATTGTTCGAGTAA
- a CDS encoding TonB-dependent receptor plug domain-containing protein, with product MKTSLLVFKFILLNFLLTSIYQPAIAQLNREEKSQIPNISDINLAETKAELLTQSPSEGGNNQESSEKDADIDLDVIGEKDIVPESTPVYVIEKEEIQKQGANNVADVLKRTPGFAINDAGYAADIHTGTYYRGQSINQSTFLINGRPLGSNVNTYHGGTDLNGIPVESIERIELSSGASNILYGSGFGGVVNIITKEGSLKPKLNSAVEFGSLNFNNQQFSYSGAANSVKYSFGFERNFIDNRYKVPQASINRGADGYLFNADTAASSYYGNIAFDLNSRNSLNLDVGKISSRRGLIYFGFPLQKDRLDHDGLNLGLSWKAKLGTGDNSNLTTTIGYTQDYFSTYGPTVSGGREFYRTGILDTQIFSARIDHELKTAPTNKLRWGLDFKNTNLGSEVESTVPSRISLNQDENRNLSNTALFAVNTWDISKQLQIDLGLRQSFDSQFSSYLNPSVGLRYGVTPKVAFRGSWTGGQRNPGLDQLYTYDTVHGWLQNPDLKPETGSSWTAGIDLNLSKNFTGQFTYFGSSLDNRLGILRGKWQNIGLVDTNGLEAALQLKISPAWKTFFNYTYTDAQIKTGVEKGLQLGMIPYSVAQAGIGYEKNGWQANLFATYYSGGRRAFFLNPGDKNTDFSPSFFNLDLSTRVPVSRNLGLTFHLDNILGEKYERVNRTYSPGLTFRVGLSSSL from the coding sequence ATGAAAACAAGCTTACTTGTGTTCAAATTTATCTTGCTCAATTTTCTGTTGACATCTATTTATCAACCTGCGATTGCCCAACTCAATCGAGAAGAAAAATCTCAAATTCCTAACATTAGTGATATTAATCTTGCAGAAACCAAAGCTGAACTATTAACACAATCACCTTCAGAAGGTGGCAATAATCAAGAATCATCAGAAAAAGATGCAGATATTGATCTGGATGTCATCGGAGAAAAAGATATTGTTCCCGAATCAACACCAGTTTATGTCATAGAAAAGGAGGAAATTCAAAAACAAGGTGCAAATAATGTCGCTGATGTTTTAAAAAGGACTCCAGGATTTGCCATTAATGATGCTGGGTATGCTGCTGACATTCACACTGGAACATATTATCGAGGGCAATCAATTAATCAATCGACATTTCTAATTAATGGTAGACCCCTAGGTAGCAATGTCAATACCTACCATGGTGGGACTGATTTAAATGGTATCCCGGTGGAGTCTATTGAAAGAATTGAATTATCCAGTGGTGCATCGAATATTCTATATGGTTCTGGATTTGGTGGTGTCGTTAATATCATTACTAAAGAAGGTAGTTTAAAGCCCAAATTAAATAGTGCTGTTGAATTTGGATCTCTCAACTTTAATAATCAACAGTTTAGCTATAGTGGTGCAGCTAATTCGGTAAAATATAGCTTTGGATTTGAAAGAAACTTCATCGATAATCGCTATAAAGTTCCCCAAGCATCTATTAACCGTGGTGCTGACGGTTATTTATTCAATGCTGATACTGCTGCCAGTAGTTATTATGGGAATATTGCCTTTGATTTGAATTCTCGAAATAGTTTAAATTTGGATGTGGGCAAAATCAGCAGTCGTAGAGGCTTAATTTATTTTGGTTTTCCACTACAAAAAGATAGACTTGATCATGACGGTTTGAATTTGGGATTATCTTGGAAAGCAAAATTAGGAACTGGGGATAATTCTAATTTAACTACGACAATTGGTTATACCCAAGATTACTTCAGTACCTATGGTCCTACTGTCTCAGGAGGTAGGGAATTTTATCGTACAGGTATCTTAGATACACAAATATTTTCAGCGAGAATAGATCATGAATTAAAAACAGCACCAACTAATAAGTTACGTTGGGGTTTAGATTTTAAAAATACTAATTTGGGTAGTGAAGTTGAGAGTACAGTTCCCAGCAGAATTTCTCTAAATCAAGATGAAAATAGAAATCTCAGCAACACTGCATTATTTGCAGTTAATACTTGGGATATTAGCAAACAATTACAAATAGATTTAGGATTAAGACAAAGCTTTGATAGTCAGTTTAGTAGCTATCTTAATCCTAGTGTTGGTTTGCGATATGGAGTTACACCAAAGGTAGCATTTAGAGGTAGTTGGACAGGTGGACAACGCAACCCCGGATTAGACCAGTTGTATACATATGATACTGTACATGGTTGGTTGCAAAATCCGGACTTGAAACCAGAAACAGGTTCTTCTTGGACAGCAGGAATTGACTTGAACTTATCCAAAAACTTTACCGGGCAGTTTACATATTTTGGTAGTAGTTTAGATAATCGTTTAGGAATTCTTAGGGGAAAATGGCAAAATATTGGTTTAGTTGATACCAACGGTTTAGAAGCAGCATTACAGTTAAAAATTTCTCCCGCTTGGAAAACTTTTTTTAACTATACCTATACAGATGCTCAAATCAAAACAGGTGTAGAGAAAGGGTTGCAATTAGGTATGATTCCCTATTCTGTGGCTCAAGCAGGTATCGGTTATGAGAAAAATGGTTGGCAAGCTAATTTGTTTGCAACATACTATAGTGGGGGACGTAGGGCTTTCTTTTTGAATCCTGGTGATAAGAATACGGATTTCTCACCATCTTTCTTTAACCTAGATTTAAGTACTCGTGTCCCTGTAAGTAGAAATTTGGGACTGACATTTCACCTAGACAATATATTAGGTGAGAAATATGAACGCGTAAATCGTACTTACAGTCCAGGATTAACATTTAGAGTTGGTTTAAGTAGTAGTTTGTAG
- the map gene encoding type I methionyl aminopeptidase, which produces MNILSNLLSQPAQPTTSKRQRRGIEIKSPREIDIMRQSAKIVATVLKEITEYVQPGMTTADLDAYAEKRIREMGATPSFKGYHGFKGSICSSINNEVVHGIPSNKKVIRTGDVLKVDTGAFFQGFHGDSCITIAVGEVTPEAAKLIRVAEEALYKGIEQVKAGNYLLDLAGAIEDHVKANGFSIVEEFTGHGVGRNLHEEPSVFNFRTREMPNVKLRAGMTLAIEPILNEGSKHTRTLSDRWTAVTVDNSLSAQFEHTVLVTETGYEILTDRTKV; this is translated from the coding sequence ATGAACATCCTCAGTAATTTGCTATCTCAACCAGCCCAACCCACAACCTCCAAACGTCAACGTCGGGGAATTGAAATCAAATCCCCCCGTGAAATTGATATCATGCGCCAATCGGCGAAAATTGTTGCAACCGTACTTAAAGAAATTACTGAGTATGTACAGCCAGGAATGACTACAGCAGATTTGGATGCCTATGCAGAGAAACGTATCCGAGAAATGGGTGCAACACCTAGCTTCAAAGGTTATCACGGTTTTAAAGGCTCCATTTGTTCCAGTATCAATAATGAAGTAGTTCACGGTATCCCCAGTAATAAAAAAGTGATTCGTACTGGAGATGTCCTCAAAGTTGATACTGGTGCATTCTTCCAAGGCTTTCATGGTGATTCCTGCATTACCATTGCCGTTGGTGAAGTCACCCCCGAAGCTGCAAAATTGATTCGTGTTGCCGAAGAAGCCCTATATAAGGGAATAGAACAGGTCAAAGCCGGAAATTACCTGCTAGATTTAGCCGGGGCAATTGAAGACCATGTAAAGGCAAATGGCTTTAGTATTGTGGAAGAATTTACCGGACATGGTGTTGGTCGTAACCTCCACGAAGAACCCTCAGTATTCAACTTTCGCACCCGCGAAATGCCCAATGTCAAGCTTAGAGCAGGCATGACCCTAGCGATTGAACCAATATTAAATGAAGGTTCTAAGCATACCCGCACACTTTCCGATCGCTGGACAGCCGTCACCGTAGATAATTCCCTTTCTGCTCAGTTTGAGCATACGGTGCTTGTAACCGAAACCGGATATGAGATCCTAACGGATCGGACAAAAGTGTAG
- the trxB gene encoding thioredoxin-disulfide reductase: MTNSTVENLVIIGSGPAGYTAAIYAGRANLKPVVFEGFQAGGLPGGQLMTTTEVENFPGFPQGITGPDLMDNMKAQAERWGAELYTEDVISVDLSQRPFTVRSQEREIKTHSIVIATGATAKRLGLPSEHEFWSRGISACAICDGATPLFHGADLAVIGAGDSAAEEAIYLTKYGSKVNLIVRSDKMRASKAMQDRVLSNPKIQVHWNTETIDVFGNGTMEGVKVRNTATGEESSIFAKGLFYAIGHKPNTSLFKGQLELDEVGYVVTKPGTAETSLEGVFAAGDVQDHEFRQAITAAGSGCMAAMLSERWLSLQGLITEFHTQVETPSNELQHQQQIQQSSTGEFNLDATRHEGGYALRKLFHESDRLLVVKYVSPGCGPCRTLKPILNKVVDEFDNQIHFVEIDIDQDRDIAENAGVTGTPTVQFFKNKELVNEVKGVKQKSEYRQLITSNISAS, encoded by the coding sequence ATGACAAATTCCACAGTAGAAAACTTAGTAATTATTGGTTCGGGTCCTGCGGGTTATACTGCGGCAATTTATGCGGGACGGGCAAACCTCAAACCTGTTGTATTTGAAGGTTTCCAAGCAGGAGGCTTACCTGGTGGACAGTTGATGACAACGACGGAAGTGGAGAATTTCCCCGGTTTTCCACAAGGCATTACAGGTCCTGATTTAATGGATAATATGAAGGCACAGGCAGAGCGTTGGGGAGCAGAGTTATATACTGAAGATGTGATTTCGGTAGATTTAAGCCAGCGTCCCTTTACAGTGCGATCGCAAGAGCGGGAAATTAAGACACATAGCATTGTGATTGCCACAGGTGCCACTGCAAAACGCTTAGGTTTACCAAGTGAACATGAATTTTGGAGCCGGGGAATTTCTGCCTGTGCGATTTGTGACGGTGCAACTCCGTTGTTTCACGGTGCTGACTTAGCAGTGATTGGAGCAGGAGATTCGGCAGCAGAGGAAGCAATTTATTTAACTAAATATGGTTCCAAGGTAAATTTGATCGTCCGATCGGATAAAATGCGGGCATCTAAAGCTATGCAGGATCGGGTACTAAGTAACCCAAAAATTCAGGTGCATTGGAACACCGAAACAATTGATGTTTTCGGCAACGGTACAATGGAAGGTGTCAAGGTTCGCAACACGGCAACTGGTGAAGAAAGCAGCATCTTCGCAAAAGGCTTGTTTTATGCCATTGGTCACAAGCCCAATACCAGCCTATTCAAAGGACAATTAGAATTAGATGAGGTGGGGTATGTCGTCACCAAGCCAGGGACAGCAGAGACCAGTTTAGAAGGGGTATTTGCCGCTGGTGATGTCCAAGACCACGAATTCCGCCAAGCAATTACAGCAGCTGGTTCTGGTTGTATGGCAGCGATGTTATCAGAAAGATGGTTATCGTTGCAGGGATTAATTACCGAATTTCATACTCAGGTGGAGACACCCAGCAACGAATTACAGCATCAACAACAAATACAGCAATCTAGCACTGGAGAATTTAATCTTGATGCTACACGTCATGAAGGTGGTTACGCATTACGTAAATTATTCCACGAAAGCGATCGCTTGTTAGTTGTAAAGTATGTTTCTCCTGGTTGTGGTCCCTGCCGAACTTTGAAACCAATTTTAAATAAAGTTGTGGATGAGTTTGACAATCAAATTCACTTTGTGGAAATAGACATAGATCAAGATCGAGATATTGCTGAAAATGCTGGGGTTACGGGTACACCAACAGTCCAGTTCTTTAAAAATAAGGAACTAGTGAATGAAGTCAAAGGTGTGAAACAAAAAAGCGAGTATCGACAGTTAATTACCAGTAATATCAGTGCTAGCTAA
- a CDS encoding transposase, producing MLSEPKHGGCSRLAEILGDVSHDSVNRFLLRERYEPKDLFDIVKEIINIEGGILSVDDTVIEKLYSNPKYAELIGYFWSGKYHKTIKGLNLITLYYSDIRGNCVPINYRIYDKKEGKTKNDYFQEMLIEVTDWGLKPRIVTGDSWYSGVENLKFLRNQKLGFLFGVEKNRTVSNEPGKYCQVSTLEIYDEGLITHLREFGFVKLFRKVFKKEDSRHYIFYQPDDENQKEVLQQITRTEFITIHDTHWGIESFHRAVKQLCGICRFMVRDSHAIKTHIFCSLQAFVRLEKMRSENIIDNWYEVQRNLFTKVIREYVLDNLNASCAA from the coding sequence TTGCTATCGGAGCCAAAGCATGGAGGGTGCAGTCGATTGGCAGAAATCTTGGGAGATGTTTCACATGATAGTGTGAATAGGTTTTTGCTGAGAGAAAGATACGAGCCAAAAGATTTATTTGACATAGTAAAAGAGATAATCAATATAGAAGGAGGGATTTTAAGTGTTGATGATACAGTAATAGAAAAGCTGTACAGCAACCCAAAATACGCAGAATTAATTGGATATTTTTGGTCTGGTAAATATCATAAAACGATTAAAGGTTTAAATTTAATAACACTTTATTACAGCGATATTCGAGGCAATTGTGTTCCCATAAATTACAGGATATACGATAAGAAGGAGGGAAAAACCAAAAATGATTATTTCCAAGAGATGCTAATAGAAGTGACTGATTGGGGATTAAAGCCGCGAATAGTCACAGGGGATAGTTGGTACTCAGGAGTAGAAAATCTGAAATTTTTGAGAAACCAGAAATTAGGTTTTTTATTCGGAGTTGAAAAAAATAGAACAGTATCAAATGAGCCTGGAAAGTACTGTCAGGTAAGTACTTTAGAGATTTACGATGAAGGTTTGATAACTCATTTAAGAGAATTTGGATTTGTAAAGTTGTTTAGGAAAGTGTTTAAGAAAGAAGACTCTAGACACTACATATTTTATCAGCCTGATGACGAGAATCAGAAAGAAGTCTTACAACAAATAACTAGAACTGAATTTATCACTATTCATGACACACATTGGGGTATTGAAAGTTTCCATAGAGCAGTAAAACAGCTATGTGGCATTTGTAGGTTTATGGTTAGAGATAGCCACGCAATCAAAACACATATATTCTGCTCACTTCAAGCATTTGTTCGTTTAGAGAAAATGCGTTCTGAAAACATCATTGACAATTGGTATGAAGTACAAAGGAATCTATTCACAAAAGTTATTCGTGAATATGTTTTGGATAACTTGAATGCTAGTTGTGCCGCTTGA